GCGACGCCGGGACCGACGCCCTGCGGCTGCGACGCCGCGACGCCGCGCTCTGGCTGGTGACCGCCGGGCCGTGGCAGCCGCTGCCCGAACTGCCCGCGGCGCCCTGGCGGTACGCGCACCTGACGGCCGGCTCGCTGGGCTACCGGACCGTCCCGGGGCCCAAGGGCGGCGGCCGCTCGATGGCCCCGGGCGACAGCGTGCGGATCACCGGCGAGGCCTTCGCCGACCCGTCGGCGGGCGAGACCGGCGCGCAGCTCCTGCTCTGGGAGATGCACTCGCCGGTCTCGTACGGCTAGCGGGTGTCCGGCTAACGCTTCAGTTCGGCGAGCACCGCGTCGGAGAAGGCGGGCCAGGCCTCGACGGACCAAGGCCCGAAGTCCCGGTCGGTGAGCGCGATGCAGGCCGCGCCCACCTCCGGGTCGACCCAGAGGAAGGTGCCGGACTGGCCGAAGTGGCCGAAGGTGGCGGGGGAGTTGCCGGCGCCGGTCCAGTGCGGGCTCTTGCCGTCGCGGATCTCGAAGCCGAGGCCCCAGTCGTTCGGGCGCTGGTGGCCGTAGCCGGGCAGCACGCCGCCGGTGCCGGGGAAGGCGACCTCGCGGGTGGCCTGCCGGACGGTGGACGGGGCCAGCAGCTTGGGCGCCTGGAGCTCGGCGGCGAACCGGGCGAGGTCGGCGACCGTGGACAGGCCGCCGGCGCCGGCCGGGGACTTGTGCGCGGTGTTGATCAGGGTGTCGGCCATGCCCAGCGGCTCGAACACCGCCTCGGCGACGTAGCGGGAGAACTCGATCCCGGCGGCCTCGGACAGCGCCCGCGCCAGCGCGTCAAAGCCCGCGTTGGAGTAGAGCCGGCGGTTGCCGGGCTCGGCGAACACCCGGTCCTCGTCGAAGCCCAGGCCGGAGGTGTGCGCCAGCAGGTGGCGGACGGTCGCACCGGGCGGGCCGGCCGGGTCGTCCAGCTCGAAGACGCCCTCCTCGACCGCGACCAGCGCCGCGTACGAGGTGAGCAGCTTGGTCACCGAGGCCAGCGGGAACAGGTGCTGCTGCGGCCCGTGCGCCCCCAGCAGCGCGCCGTCCGCCCCCCGGACCACGGCCGCCGCGGCGTGCGGCACCGGCCAGTTCTCGATCACACGCAAGCTCTCCATGAGGCCCGACTGTAGTCGGGAGCGGGGAACGTGGTGGCGGGGGCACCCGGCTGCCGGGCCGGTCGGGCTTGCTTGGAGTGCACTCCAACTCGGTAGCGTTTTTCCCGTCGCACGAGACAGGGGGAGACGATCCATGGCCGTACCCGCACGCATCGAGGCGGACCTGCGCAGCTGTTCCGAGGTGTACGGCGGCGCGCCGGGCGGTGATCCGGACCGGACCCCGCGGCACACCATCAGCGAGGTCGCGGTGGCGAGCGGGCTCACCGCGCACACCCTGCGCTGGTACGAGCGGATCGGCCTGCTGGACCCCGTCGACCGCGCGGCCGGCGGCCAGCGCCGCTACTGCGACGCCGACCTGCACCGACTGGCCTTCCTGGGGCGGCTGCGGCTGACCGGCATGTCCGTGGCCGACATGCTCAAGTACGTGGACATGGCCCGCCAGGGCGAAACGACCTACGAGGGGCGGCGCCGGCTGCTGGTGGCCCAGCGCGAGGAGGTCCTGCAGCGGATCGTCGACCTCCAGGCCACCCTCGCCGTCCTCGACTACAAGATCGATCTCTATGCCGGGAAGGTCGCCGAGAGCGGCGGCGCCCCGGCCGACCGCCAGTACCACCAAGAGGAGCAGAGCGCATGACTCACCCAGTCCTTCCCGCCGTCGAACTCGGTACCGGCGGCCCGCTGGTGGGCGTCCAGGGCCTCGGCTGCATGGGCATGAGCGA
The genomic region above belongs to Streptomyces sp. 1331.2 and contains:
- a CDS encoding serine hydrolase domain-containing protein, producing the protein MESLRVIENWPVPHAAAAVVRGADGALLGAHGPQQHLFPLASVTKLLTSYAALVAVEEGVFELDDPAGPPGATVRHLLAHTSGLGFDEDRVFAEPGNRRLYSNAGFDALARALSEAAGIEFSRYVAEAVFEPLGMADTLINTAHKSPAGAGGLSTVADLARFAAELQAPKLLAPSTVRQATREVAFPGTGGVLPGYGHQRPNDWGLGFEIRDGKSPHWTGAGNSPATFGHFGQSGTFLWVDPEVGAACIALTDRDFGPWSVEAWPAFSDAVLAELKR
- a CDS encoding MerR family transcriptional regulator, which gives rise to MAVPARIEADLRSCSEVYGGAPGGDPDRTPRHTISEVAVASGLTAHTLRWYERIGLLDPVDRAAGGQRRYCDADLHRLAFLGRLRLTGMSVADMLKYVDMARQGETTYEGRRRLLVAQREEVLQRIVDLQATLAVLDYKIDLYAGKVAESGGAPADRQYHQEEQSA